A DNA window from Sulfitobacter sp. BSw21498 contains the following coding sequences:
- a CDS encoding COG4705 family protein produces the protein MTSTSKSTLNKIAEVTIFFWIIKIIATTLGEMSGDMLAQTLNLGYVIALGITGAFLVTVLIFQVRAERFHPALFWAAIVGTTMVGTEISDMMDRTFGLGYVWGSAILSAGLLATLAIWYKRDGNLSVDPIIRKDAEITFWIAVLFSNSLGTAFGDFLVDVVNLSYIQGAMVTMGVIAVVLLLHYTKAMNDIALFWIAFVFTRPFGATFGDLLTKPLDKGGLDLGTHWASLVSLVLIIGFVFWSHKSDQRKRHS, from the coding sequence GTGACCTCAACCTCAAAATCCACATTGAACAAGATCGCCGAAGTTACGATCTTCTTCTGGATCATCAAGATTATCGCAACAACCCTCGGCGAGATGTCAGGGGATATGCTCGCCCAGACACTTAACCTTGGATATGTCATCGCCCTCGGGATAACGGGTGCGTTCCTTGTAACGGTTCTGATATTTCAGGTTCGTGCGGAGCGCTTTCATCCTGCGCTGTTTTGGGCTGCTATTGTCGGTACAACGATGGTCGGAACCGAGATCTCGGACATGATGGACCGAACCTTTGGGCTCGGTTATGTCTGGGGATCTGCGATCCTGTCGGCTGGGCTGCTTGCGACCTTGGCAATCTGGTATAAGCGTGATGGCAACCTAAGTGTTGATCCGATCATCCGGAAAGATGCTGAGATCACCTTCTGGATCGCCGTTTTGTTCTCTAATAGTTTGGGCACCGCCTTCGGTGATTTCCTCGTTGACGTAGTCAATCTAAGCTACATTCAGGGTGCGATGGTCACCATGGGCGTCATCGCTGTGGTACTGCTCCTACATTACACAAAAGCGATGAACGATATCGCGCTGTTCTGGATCGCCTTTGTCTTTACTCGCCCCTTTGGCGCAACGTTTGGCGACCTGCTGACCAAGCCCCTGGATAAGGGCGGTCTTGACCTTGGCACGCATTGGGCGTCGCTGGTTTCCCTGGTTCTAATAATTGGCTTTGTCTTCTGGTCGCATAAATCGGACCAACGCAAGCGCCACAGC